The Pasteuria penetrans genome segment TACACTTCATCCAAAAAGGACCCCCACTAGAGACCATCTCAACTTTTTTGTACGACACTTCCCGAACGCTAACTCTTCTCAGGAACAGGGCCCCTATTTGTTTGCGAAATGCGGAAAACATGAGGCAGTATCCCGGTGGAGGTGCAAATTCCTAAACGGGGTTTTCAGGGGGGATTTCCCTCATCTTTGGAACTTCTTTTACGAGATCCATATGGGACCGTGCAGTTTCTTGTGGGGAATGCCCTATCTATGAATCTAGTCTCACCTTTTCGTAAAGCAATTGATTAACATAATAACATTTTGTTATGACACTGTTCCTGTTTTGATATCCCAGGGGTATTTATCTTATATTTATAAGGTGTTTCCTTTAATCACTAATTTATTGTAAATTCAGAAAATGATGGGCTGGACAGACCGTTGCGAGATTTAGGGGTATAATGGATATTGAGATGGGCGGCGGATACCCAGTCTGATGCTGGAAGGATTGTACCACATAGGTTACCCCCAGAACTAGGCGGTGGGATTCTTGAGAAGGAATATGGTACCTCCGTTCCGTGGAAGAACTCGTCGGATGGAGGGAGTTTCCCGGGGAAAAACCGTCGTGGCGCCTTAGACGGATTTTCCCCAAAAGGTGCTAGCTAGAAATCAAGGGTATGGACATCGTCCATACAACCCCGCCCTTGTTCCGTGCATAAGAGGGGATGAAAGTCATAAGCCGTGGTGGGGAGAGGTTCTCCGTTCGAAATTTCGGACTCGTAGTCAGCAGGGATCGAAAGAAGATCCTCGACAGGCAATGGGTTGGGGTTTTCTTTTTGTTTCCCCACCCAATAGAAAGCGGTAAGCATCAATTCCTTCATCGCTACCTCAAGACTAACGAATCCACCTTTTTTGCTATTCGTTCTCTCACGAAACAGAGCATTCAGCGATTCCGTGTAGTTCGTGGATAGTATATAGGGCAGAAGTATGGGGTTTTGAGTTATGGATGCCGCTTGCAAACTCAAGGAGATTTTTTTAGGACTGAGCCTTTCCCATGCTTCGCATGTCGCCTTATTTCCAAACCGATACTTCCCTGCACACTCGGACCACCGTTCTAGTGCCTGTCCCATATCCCCAGACCGTAAGACGTAAGAAGCGTCCTTAGCCATTTCCTTCTTCATACTTTTAGGGGCTGCATTCATGATGTTACGAATCGCGTGAACGTAACATCGTTGGTGAACCGTATGGTGAGGAAAATGCTTGCGTACAACTAAGGGAAAAGCCCTATGCCCATCTGTGGTGACAATACGTATGTCGTTGACATTCAAGCCCCGTTCCTTTAGTTTCCCTATGTGCTGATCATAGGATTCCACATTCTCATCAGGCGAGGGGGTGATCCCTACTATGTCCCGCCTCCCCTCCGCCGTGATACCCGTGCTGACTGCGATCGCCTTCGAAACATAACGACCCTCCTCCCGAATGGGAACAAAGAGAGTATCCATGCCTATGGCTGTATATACTGTCGTGCTCAGATCCCTTTCGAAATATTGTATAGCATCGTTGTAATAAGGTTGCAACCACTGCGAAAGCGTTTCCGGGGGCGTCCGAAGGTTGAATCTTTCCTCCAGTAGTTTACTACTATTTCGCAAGGAGAGGCCCGGAAGATAAAGACGATAAATGAAATCTTTGAGGGTATTCTTTGCACTCTGATAACGTGGTAACGAGTACGGTGAAAATTCCCATCTTGTCCTAGGAACCTCTAGATCTAGTTCCCCAAACAGTGTGCTATATCCCGCGATGATAGACCCCATTCCCCTCATCCTGGGGATATTTCAGACAATGGAGGGTTCGATCTACACGCATGCGTAAGTTACATAGGTCCTCAACAATGGGTTTCCAATTCTTTGGGTCGGTTAGGGAGTCTATCTCTGGGATCCATGCGTTTTTCAACAGTCCAATCAGCGCCCGCACCAAAATACTACCACCGTCGTGATGGAACATGAGGCTAGTAATATCGTCCAGGGGAAGGAAATCCTTCGTTTTTTCCTTGTGGTTCGATGGACAACACAGCGATAACAGTTTCCCAATCAGACGCCTAGATTCCTCCCACTCCTTGGGACCCCATAAGGTAATCCCCTCCTTGAGACCATCGAGGAAACGTTGAGCACGTAAGAATCGATCCCGAACTTTTGGATCGTGCAACTGATGATATCCATCCCTTTCGGATCGTGCATTTCTCGGACCCTTATCTTTTCTGTCATGCAAAGTTACGGAGGGGGAACCATCGATCAGTGGATTGGGTTCCGTTTCCTGGGAGGCAGGGGACGGATTCGTACTACGGAATTTCCCAACCTCATCGGCTACCGCAACCCATTTTGTGTTCTTATTCCCTGCTTCCATTGCCGTTGTTTTGTTGGCTAGGGCCATTTTCTCGTTTGCCGTTGCCATTGTCTTGTTGGCTAGGGCCATTTTCTCGTCTGCCATTGCCATTGTCTTGTTGGCTAGGGCCATTTTCTCGTCTGCCATTGCTATTGTCTTGTTGGCTAGGGCCATTTTCTCGTCTGCCATTGCCATTGTCTTATTAGCCAGGGCCATATTCTCGTTTGCCACTGCTGTTGTTCGGTTGGCTAGGGCCATATTCTCGTTCGCTATTGCCGTTGTCCGGTTGGCTGAGGCCAGATTTCTGTCCACCATGGCCATTATGGTCTTATCGGTTAAAATCAATTTCTGATCTATTAAGACATTATGGCTATGACAGAAGGGACACGGACTTTTCTGTGTTTTTCCATAATACGGGAGGTCGATGGACAGGTTGCCTATCCTCATCGAACTTCTATCTATCCATGATTCTTCTTTCTGGATATTGATTTTTCCTGATAATGTTGTATCATGGATGTGGGTGCTCATGTTTTCCCTCCTCTGGGTTTATTGTCTTTGTGCTGATCAATATTCTACCAGAAGTAGGGGGCATGGGTCATCCCCTTTTTACATAATAATGCTTCATTCCTTTTCACTGTAGATAGCGCGATCGTGCCCTATTTGTTGATCGGATCGCTTTGTCTATGGCAATGGAACAAGGTTCCATCCTATCCGTAATGTTGTTAACATTACGGATTTTTTGTTGTTTTTGTACGTACCATAAACAGAATGGATCTTACTACAACACAATGTTCGTCTTCCGCGCAAGGACCTAGTAAAAATTTTATAAAAATTCATATGAAATAAGATAAATACCCCTGGGATACCAAAACAGGAACAGTGTCATAACAAAATGTTATTATGTTACTCAATTGCTTTACGAAAAGGTGAGACTAGATTCATAGATAGGGCATTCCCCACAAGAAATTGCACGGTCCCAATACTCAAACAGACTACTTCTATACTCATTAACAATATAAACATCTCCCAAACACATCATTTAACCTACAAAAATATTCTAATAAGTTTGATATCTTTTTTCGCGGTAGCACCAATTAATATAAAGATTTTAACTGTCAAAATGTATATTGAAAATTTAATTCAAAGTTAGATTCAGAATTTAAACATCAACCAAACTTTCATCCCGATCCCCCTAGATATAAATATAGTAAAGTTACAGATAATTGTCAAAAAATTTTTTATTTTTTTGTCCAGCTGGGCTATCTATGGGCTTGAGGGTAGAACCCCTCTCCATGATTTTAGAAAATTATGGAAGATGGTATTTTAGTTCCTCCCATACGCTCACTGGGAACCCCTCCTTCTTCACTCTTGAGGGGGGGGACCCGCCACCCCTACCCCTCTATGGAAATGCCCTACAGGAAATTACATGGTCCCGAAGGATTGAATATTTACTCAGACATTTGTTGAATATTTTGCGATGATCCATAGTAGAAATGTAAAAAAATAAGAAAGATAAAATCTCCTTTCAGTTATCGTTTTTATAGCAGGGTTTACTTCGATTTCATCATAAAATCCAAAATATACCTCCCATCTTTCCCTATTTATGGGTGAGCCTACCGTCGGAAGAAAATGAGCCAGGGTGGACCGACCCAATAACCTACGGAGTAACGGGTCCAATAATAGGCCGTAAATGAGCAGGAAACATAAAGTAATAAGGAACCATAGACAACGGAAAAAGTTATAATGCAAACCAATCCATGAATTTCGTTTACCCAAAAACACATGGAAGAGGGAGGGAAAAAAAAGTAGCCAACACCACAAATAGAAAAGGAATAGGAGACAACCCCGTACTTCCTCAGAGAGAAGATGTCCCCAAAGGTTGCTATCCCCGTGTAGGAACATAAGATAAGTGACAAGGGATAGTACCAGTTCCCCATCTTGGGGATCATTATCGGGAATTCTCGACATCAATTCCTCGCACCAAATCTTTTCCCTTTGTATTTGCCACCAAAGGGCGATGATCCATCCGGTGAGTCCGATGGTCAACAAATATACGGAGGGTAGAGCCACTCCAAAGAGTACTATGGAAAATATAAACATTGTGAATCCTATCCACAGAAGTATGTACCAGCGCCATCGAGAAATACCCTTCCGCTGAGCTAGTTGCAAATATTGTTTTCTCTGTGTACGTAGTTCAGCGAACAAGGTACCTGTATCATGCCAATGTTTTTTGAAATCCCTTGGCCCAAGGAGGAAGAAGCGGAATATAAATATTAATAAAACAAATATTAAACTATCTATTATAAACGTTACTGGGTAATTTAATGGCAATTTTATATACCATATCGACGTATTCAGGAAATTATTTACGTAATTTGAATGTATATAGTATAGACTAATGTGTAACGACATAACAAGGTGAAAGAGGAGGAGAAGAATCAATAACGCTGCAGCATGCACAGTAGCGGATGACTTTTTTTCTATGCAACTTTTTTTCATGCTAAATATTTTATTATATAAAATATTTTTACACCCCCATCTCTGTTGGGTAGGTGGGAATCGGATAAATCAGCGGAAGAGAACTGTTTTGGGCTTCCACAAAAAGGAAGCATCACAATAGGGAACCACGTGGGATTGTTCCCTTAGGATGAGAGATGGCTAAAAGACACGGTGCCATTCATCCTATCCATTGGAACCTATAGAAGGAAGGCATCACAATGAGGCGATCATAGAATAAGCCCTCCACTGGCCCATTGGTTTCTGCGCCGTATCCTGAATCGATGGTTGCAGGAATACCATCTGGATGTCAAGGTTGAAAAATATGTGGATGACATAATCCTCCATTGCGGAAATCAAGCCCAAGCTGGGTATCCCTGGGAAGAATTACAACAAAAAATGGCCCAGTGTGGTTTGAAGCTGCAACCCAAGAAAAACCAAAATCCCTATCTATAGGAACAGTCATAAAACGCAAGAAAATACAAGGAAACCTCCCTTGGTCCCCCCTTGGGTTTACGTTTCGCTCGCGCCACCGGATAGAAATGAAGCAAAGGGTCCGTCCCATCGGTACTAGTAAGTGTACAAAAAAATCAAATGAAAACGAGGAATCACAATTCAGCAAACAAAATTGCATATAGGTCTAACCCCATACTTGCAACCAAAGAGCATCACTCCCGCACAGAGACTGCTGCATCCAACAAGGGCCCCAGGGTGCCGGATAAAACGAAGGTGACGGGAGCACATAGACATACAACGCTTCCCTATCTCCGCGGCCCTTTTCCAGAATAGGGTTGAAGTGGGTAAAACACTGCAGATCTCGCCCACCATTTCCTTACAAATTTCCCAGCAATCCCGTTTAGTTCGGGGACTCTTATTGTCCCCTTCCTCTTTATTGGGAATTATGGGTTCAATGATCCCATCTGACTTAAGAATTATGATATTCTCTTCCTTCTCATCACCATGGGAAATCTCAGCCACTGCTGAAGCACCAAACACCCCAGAGGAAAATTGGCTCACGGCCCCAATGGGTTCCCCATCTTTGTAAAGGAGATGCATTTCAATATCTTGGGATGTTTCCCCCCCTTGCTCCCTTATCCTCTCCTTGAAGGATTCCGGTGCGGTTTCTTTGACAGAAATACGGATTTTTTGGGTATCCTTACGATCCTCGCTAACTTTTATTCCCCTCTTCTGTAAATAATGATTCAATTTCCGTATATCCTCACCCAGGGGGGAATCGGGAAAAGAAATTTGCTCTATCCGTAACCACTCAAACATCTTATTGAATTGTTTTCCAAAGAGACAATCAGGATTTTCAGGTTCTGATTTTGTGAGGGGGATGGGGTTTGTGTCTGTTACCCCAATACCCTTGTTTTTATTGGTGAATTCCCCCATAATTTCAGCATGGGAGGGGATTTCGAATGCAGTAGATAACGTTATAATACCCGTTACCAATATTATACTTTTGTATATAAATAAAAACAACATTATCACATCCTATTTACAATATTTCATTAAGTGTGAAAATTAAAAATAAAGTCAATATTAAAAAAATATTCCTGCAACACTATCACCCCCCCTCCACGTTGTGGATGGGGTAAACGCAACCCTACCGTAACTGACTTTACCCCATGCGTAAGGGGGAAACCCCATCGAGATCAAAAGCCATAGACCTATGGACTGGACCGTTTCTATCCAACCCTCCCCTACCTATATTGATCGTCCCTTCGGGGGAAAGAGCCAATGTGGGGAAGGAGGAATGGCCCTGTTGGAGATCAATTGCACCCTGACAAAGGCATGGGAAGGAACGAACGTACATCCCTTTTGTTTACCCAAAAGCAAGCCTGATCCCAGGTAGCGTAACTAACCTCTCTACATTTTGCAACGGGGGTGTAGTTATGTATATGGGGCTGAATACCGACGGACCGGAACCAATCCGTCCAACATTTCCGCATTGTAACACACCACTATCTAGTGTGCAAACTAGAAGGGGAGACAAAGATAGGGAGAACACGGAACCTACCCCATGAACAATTCCTAATATAATTACTGTCGAGTAGGGCTGGCATTTCAGCCAACCCTCTCACGTCGAGTAGGGCTGGCATCTCAGCCAACCCTCTCACGTCGAGTAGGGCTGGCATCTCAGCCAACCCTCTCACGTCGAGTAGGGCTGGCATCTCAGCCAACCCTCTCACGTCGAGTAGGGCTGGCATCTCAGCCAACCCTCTCACGTCGAGTAGGGCTGGCATCTCAGCCAACCCTCTCACAGAACCACACGTAATACTCTCGCATTATGCGGCTCTTATTGCCCCATCTTTGCTTCTAATACGTGCCAGTGGGCGAACAGGTCCCCGTACTTTCCTCGTATATACTGGATCCACCTTCGAGCTTTTCGCCTGCTACCGAGCTTCTTGTACTTCTTTCTGGCCCACCAGGCCAAAACGTTGTCATCGAAGCTCCGTACTAAAGCTTTCCTCAGATGTGAGGGATAAAAGGCACCATAGTAGTTCACCCAGCCCCTCAATATGGGATTGGACATTTCCGCCACCTCATGCAATTCCATGTCTGGCCTCACGTGTTTTCTTATTTCCTTCCCCCGTTTCGCTATCTTCTTC includes the following:
- a CDS encoding IS256 family transposase is translated as MGSIIAGYSTLFGELDLEVPRTRWEFSPYSLPRYQSAKNTLKDFIYRLYLPGLSLRNSSKLLEERFNLRTPPETLSQWLQPYYNDAIQYFERDLSTTVYTAIGMDTLFVPIREEGRYVSKAIAVSTGITAEGRRDIVGITPSPDENVESYDQHIGKLKERGLNVNDIRIVTTDGHRAFPLVVRKHFPHHTVHQRCYVHAIRNIMNAAPKSMKKEMAKDASYVLRSGDMGQALERWSECAGKYRFGNKATCEAWERLSPKKISLSLQAASITQNPILLPYILSTNYTESLNALFRERTNSKKGGFVSLEVAMKELMLTAFYWVGKQKENPNPLPVEDLLSIPADYESEISNGEPLPTTAYDFHPLLCTEQGRGCMDDVHTLDF